The proteins below are encoded in one region of Haloarcula marismortui ATCC 43049:
- a CDS encoding tubulin/FtsZ family protein has product MRVAAVGIGGAGGRIVERLWQDNERRETTYLGAACAVDTDTEALDELDALPADRRYAFGLSETNGTGTNGDRTSGTAAIEDERLEVRRAIDELVTSDIDAVVLVAGLAGGTGSGATAHIADALREVYSIPVYCLSVLPAGRDDDAAANTMQALRALESTVDGQILFDNEAWLGSGQTVESASETLNETIVARLGALFAAGEATAPDAVGQSVVDASEIINTLSDAGFTTLGYASQDLQTGAGSGDGTVIDQLKNRFLGDNADDVDEIEAYNAVETTLRRAVRGKLTAQCELDSADRALAVFAGPPAWLIRDAVTDGRRWLTEELQSPEVRSGDMPTPDRNTLSVLVVVSGVTELPRLVELKTLAEQSS; this is encoded by the coding sequence ATGCGAGTCGCGGCAGTCGGAATCGGTGGTGCTGGGGGCCGGATCGTTGAGCGGCTATGGCAGGACAATGAACGCCGCGAAACAACGTATCTCGGCGCAGCCTGTGCCGTCGACACGGACACCGAAGCGCTCGACGAACTCGACGCACTCCCGGCCGACCGGCGGTATGCCTTCGGACTCTCCGAAACAAATGGGACCGGAACGAACGGGGACCGAACGAGCGGCACCGCCGCCATCGAAGACGAACGGCTCGAAGTTCGCCGGGCGATAGACGAACTGGTGACAAGCGATATCGACGCCGTCGTCCTCGTGGCGGGGCTTGCAGGCGGGACGGGGAGCGGCGCCACGGCCCACATCGCTGATGCACTCAGAGAGGTTTACTCGATTCCAGTCTACTGTCTGTCGGTGTTACCCGCCGGTAGGGACGACGACGCAGCCGCGAACACGATGCAGGCACTCCGGGCGCTGGAATCGACCGTCGACGGGCAAATACTGTTCGACAACGAAGCGTGGCTCGGGAGTGGACAGACGGTCGAGTCGGCCTCCGAGACGCTGAACGAGACCATTGTGGCGCGGCTGGGGGCGCTATTCGCAGCAGGTGAGGCGACGGCACCCGACGCTGTCGGCCAGAGTGTCGTCGACGCCAGCGAAATAATCAATACCCTCTCAGACGCGGGTTTCACAACGCTTGGCTACGCCAGTCAGGATCTGCAAACGGGTGCTGGCAGCGGTGACGGAACGGTCATAGACCAACTCAAGAACCGCTTTCTCGGTGACAACGCAGACGATGTCGACGAAATCGAGGCGTACAACGCCGTCGAGACGACACTTCGCCGAGCGGTGCGTGGCAAACTGACGGCCCAGTGCGAGCTGGATTCAGCCGATAGAGCCCTGGCTGTGTTTGCCGGGCCGCCCGCGTGGTTGATTCGGGATGCTGTTACCGACGGGCGACGATGGCTCACGGAGGAACTCCAGTCACCCGAGGTGCGGAGCGGCGATATGCCGACACCCGACCGGAACACGCTGTCGGTTCTGGTCGTAGTTAGCGGCGTCACGGAACTGCCGCGGCTGGTGGAACTCAAAACGCTGGCCGAACAATCGAGCTAA
- a CDS encoding universal stress protein: protein MTLVVPFDGSELAEAALVRAAEFGTVFEEDVLAVSVIRNGNAKYAREHDWIGPNEDFDLEAVVTSLHEQVIDLCPSSDFRHTVVDRYAPAGAVAKAIRKLAKREDASMVFIGSENAGHLVTSISSVGGSIASDDAYDVVIVRHRNPSKIAKLRNTSPHRQSKSDFYLPE, encoded by the coding sequence ATGACACTCGTTGTGCCGTTCGACGGCTCCGAACTGGCCGAGGCAGCACTCGTCCGGGCGGCGGAGTTCGGCACCGTCTTCGAAGAGGATGTGCTGGCCGTCAGTGTCATCCGGAACGGGAATGCCAAATACGCACGGGAACACGACTGGATCGGGCCAAACGAGGACTTCGATCTGGAGGCGGTCGTCACCTCACTGCACGAACAGGTGATAGACCTGTGTCCGAGTTCGGATTTCCGCCATACAGTCGTGGATCGATACGCGCCGGCCGGGGCTGTAGCGAAAGCCATCCGCAAGCTGGCCAAGAGAGAAGACGCCTCAATGGTATTCATCGGAAGCGAAAACGCCGGGCATCTCGTTACAAGCATCAGCAGCGTTGGCGGGTCGATTGCCTCGGACGACGCCTACGATGTCGTCATCGTTCGACATCGTAACCCGTCCAAGATCGCCAAGCTCAGGAACACGTCCCCGCACAGACAATCGAAATCCGATTTCTATCTTCCGGAATAG
- a CDS encoding bifunctional metallophosphatase/5'-nucleotidase, translated as MSVRLLHYSDIENACDDPVRMGRLAGTIQSIRGEDAVVAGTGDNTAPGVLAHYCEGRQVIPFFRAVSTDIGTVGNHDFDFGTAPILDVVSESPQKWIVANVFEGEREGGRGVPFAGLDGTTVLHRDDQRVGFVGVIDPATPRIAPTGASELTVTSPVESVQTAVSELGHSVDQFVVLAHLRSDLETDVAAVDGVDAVLGGHVHKERHEVVDGTLVVRPGANGQVVWEVELFNGNRSPIATRHSTAEGPIDESVADTTREQLDDVGLLETVATVDDPIHRDLDRRTCGESRVGNLVADAYRWAADTDVSFVHNGGLRTGRPLSGEVTAGEVASVNPFGGRVDVLHVSGEQLRTLLQAAFRPHREDGRLWHGDISGMTVEYDTEAGRLLGVAVNGQPIEASREYRLATNSYVAYSDDWPIPHEATVDSFGLPFKAVADYAREEGLTVRVDGRLQEC; from the coding sequence ATGTCGGTCCGGTTGCTCCACTACTCTGACATTGAGAACGCCTGTGACGACCCTGTGCGAATGGGTCGGCTTGCCGGAACCATCCAGTCGATCCGCGGGGAGGACGCAGTAGTCGCTGGCACCGGCGACAACACTGCACCGGGTGTCCTCGCCCATTACTGCGAAGGGCGTCAAGTGATACCGTTTTTCCGGGCAGTGAGTACCGACATCGGGACGGTAGGGAACCACGATTTCGACTTCGGGACTGCTCCCATTCTGGACGTGGTTTCAGAGAGTCCACAGAAGTGGATCGTCGCGAACGTTTTTGAAGGGGAGAGGGAGGGCGGGCGTGGCGTTCCCTTCGCTGGGTTAGACGGAACGACAGTCCTGCATCGGGATGACCAGCGAGTCGGATTCGTCGGCGTAATCGATCCTGCGACTCCCCGGATTGCACCCACCGGCGCGTCAGAGCTGACCGTGACCAGTCCTGTTGAGAGCGTGCAAACAGCGGTCAGCGAACTCGGTCACAGTGTCGACCAGTTCGTTGTTCTCGCACACTTACGGAGCGACTTAGAGACCGACGTTGCGGCCGTTGACGGCGTTGACGCGGTCCTTGGCGGCCACGTCCACAAGGAACGCCACGAGGTTGTCGACGGAACACTGGTCGTCCGTCCCGGAGCGAACGGACAGGTGGTCTGGGAAGTCGAACTCTTCAACGGGAATCGCTCGCCGATTGCCACCCGTCATTCGACAGCCGAGGGACCTATCGACGAGTCCGTGGCTGACACGACCCGCGAACAGCTGGACGATGTCGGTCTGCTGGAGACTGTTGCCACTGTCGACGACCCGATCCATCGGGACCTTGACCGGCGAACCTGCGGCGAGAGTCGTGTTGGCAACCTCGTGGCCGACGCCTATCGCTGGGCGGCTGATACCGACGTCAGCTTCGTCCACAATGGCGGTCTCCGAACGGGTCGCCCCCTGTCCGGCGAGGTCACCGCTGGCGAGGTGGCCAGCGTAAACCCATTCGGCGGCAGGGTAGACGTCCTCCATGTCTCGGGTGAACAACTACGAACCCTCTTGCAGGCTGCCTTCCGTCCCCACCGCGAGGACGGACGGCTCTGGCACGGCGACATCAGCGGAATGACTGTTGAGTACGACACCGAGGCTGGACGGCTACTGGGGGTTGCCGTCAACGGGCAGCCTATCGAAGCCAGTCGAGAGTACAGGCTTGCCACCAACTCCTATGTCGCCTACAGCGATGACTGGCCAATCCCACATGAGGCAACCGTTGATTCGTTCGGTCTCCCGTTCAAGGCCGTCGCAGACTACGCTCGTGAAGAAGGCCTTACTGTCCGAGTGGATGGGAGACTCCAAGAATGCTGA
- a CDS encoding GrpB family protein gives MLGLERGTVELVPHQEEWKHHYENEVAHLKAVAGERLLDFEHIGSTAIEGVPAKPIIDILAVVEDLEAVRDLIPAFEESGYEYRADDDVRGRLFFAKGPRTNRTHYLSLAERDSDFYDEKIAFREYLRAHPEVAEQYASIKRALAEKYPETREKYTAEKSDFIRDVLDRAMRT, from the coding sequence ATGCTCGGATTAGAACGCGGGACAGTCGAACTCGTCCCGCATCAAGAGGAGTGGAAACACCACTATGAAAATGAAGTTGCACACCTGAAAGCCGTTGCAGGTGAGCGACTGCTCGATTTCGAACACATCGGTAGTACCGCAATCGAAGGAGTGCCGGCGAAACCGATAATTGACATACTCGCTGTTGTCGAAGACTTGGAAGCTGTGAGAGACCTGATTCCGGCTTTTGAAGAGAGCGGGTATGAATACCGAGCCGATGACGACGTACGCGGCCGGCTATTCTTCGCCAAAGGACCACGCACGAACCGGACGCACTACCTTTCACTCGCGGAACGGGATAGTGACTTTTATGACGAAAAAATCGCCTTCAGAGAGTACCTTAGAGCCCATCCAGAGGTTGCCGAACAATATGCGTCGATAAAGCGGGCACTAGCGGAGAAGTACCCGGAAACGAGAGAGAAATACACTGCTGAAAAAAGTGATTTCATCCGGGACGTACTTGACCGTGCAATGAGGACGTAG
- a CDS encoding FAD binding domain-containing protein, producing MSQDLANEPSDTLSVTISGGSMGGLFTGIALDSAGHDVTIAEQSAGDLRSRGGGIVAQQSIRQFLSRHDIVDPANITTRASERRFLTADGDVRTSTPDSMVFTSWDAVYRQLRAAFPDDRYHTGQTVTGVRATDGTVTFSDGDRTTADLVVAADGGQSTARAQLFPDADPEFADYVAWRGVVSEAELSDAVIDAFDGRFTFYQGEQMLILAYFIPGEDGNTAPGDRRLNWVWYDTLSGRERETIFTDTTGTSQQFSVSPGQLRDPVESHQRERAAETLPPVFTDLVATTAAPFVQAIYDLQSPQMTVDRVCLVGDAAFVARPHTAAGTSKAASDAVELKAALDRHSSLGGALASWDDARTDYGARLVAQGKRMGDERLSLGS from the coding sequence GTGTCTCAGGACCTCGCCAACGAACCATCTGATACCCTCTCTGTTACTATCTCCGGCGGGTCGATGGGTGGCCTGTTTACCGGCATTGCGCTCGACAGTGCAGGTCACGACGTGACTATCGCTGAGCAATCGGCCGGCGACCTCCGAAGTCGCGGCGGCGGCATCGTCGCCCAGCAGTCAATCCGCCAGTTCCTCTCGCGCCACGACATCGTCGACCCGGCGAACATAACCACCCGAGCCAGTGAGCGGCGCTTTCTGACCGCTGACGGCGATGTGCGAACGTCGACGCCGGATTCAATGGTGTTCACCTCCTGGGACGCCGTCTATCGTCAGCTGCGAGCGGCGTTCCCAGACGACCGGTACCACACCGGCCAGACTGTCACGGGTGTCAGGGCCACAGACGGCACGGTTACATTTTCCGACGGGGACCGGACCACCGCCGATCTGGTCGTCGCTGCCGACGGCGGGCAGTCTACAGCCCGTGCGCAACTGTTTCCCGACGCCGACCCGGAGTTTGCCGACTACGTCGCTTGGCGTGGTGTCGTCTCAGAAGCGGAGCTATCGGACGCAGTCATCGACGCGTTCGACGGCCGGTTCACGTTTTATCAGGGGGAACAGATGCTCATCCTCGCGTACTTCATCCCCGGCGAAGACGGTAACACCGCCCCGGGAGACCGCCGTCTCAACTGGGTCTGGTACGACACACTCTCCGGGCGAGAGCGTGAGACCATCTTCACCGACACAACAGGCACGAGCCAGCAGTTCAGCGTGTCGCCGGGACAGCTCCGAGACCCAGTTGAAAGTCACCAGCGCGAGCGGGCCGCCGAGACACTGCCGCCCGTGTTTACCGACCTCGTTGCAACAACAGCAGCCCCCTTCGTGCAGGCAATTTACGACCTGCAAAGCCCCCAGATGACAGTCGACAGAGTCTGTCTGGTTGGAGATGCGGCGTTCGTCGCCCGTCCGCACACTGCCGCTGGCACTTCGAAGGCGGCGAGTGATGCCGTTGAACTCAAAGCCGCTCTCGACCGCCACAGTTCCCTTGGAGGCGCACTGGCGTCCTGGGATGATGCCCGAACCGACTACGGAGCGCGTCTCGTTGCCCAGGGCAAGCGAATGGGTGACGAACGGTTGTCCCTCGGGAGTTGA